From the Desulfovibrio sp. JY genome, one window contains:
- a CDS encoding DMT family transporter, translating into MSGIYCKLIGSAVLWGGTWVAGRILGRYMGPFSAAFMRFLLASIFLVFLTARLEGRVPKLTRQTLPWLLLLAATGIFAYNALFFAGLRTVPAGRAALIVASIPAVVALFSALLFKERFTVAKACGIAVSFAGVGLIVSGGDPGALLRQGLSFGDVCIFGCVLTWAAYTLAGKKAMERVAPYGAVTWSCILGAAMLLPPALATGLVRDVAAAGVVAWGCLLFFGILATGFGFSWYYEGVRAIGPTKAGVFINLVPVTAVFLGWLLLGEPLSSSLALGGTLVLAGVWLTNRKMKPYENR; encoded by the coding sequence ATGTCCGGCATCTACTGCAAACTGATCGGTTCGGCCGTGCTTTGGGGCGGCACATGGGTGGCCGGGCGGATTCTCGGCCGGTACATGGGGCCTTTTTCCGCCGCGTTCATGCGCTTTCTGCTCGCTTCGATCTTCCTGGTCTTTCTCACGGCGCGCCTGGAAGGCCGGGTGCCGAAGCTCACCCGCCAGACCCTGCCCTGGCTGCTGCTCCTGGCCGCGACCGGCATCTTTGCCTACAACGCGCTTTTTTTCGCCGGGCTGCGCACGGTGCCGGCCGGCCGGGCGGCCTTGATCGTGGCCTCGATTCCGGCCGTGGTGGCGCTTTTTTCCGCCCTACTCTTCAAGGAACGCTTCACCGTGGCCAAGGCCTGCGGCATCGCGGTCTCCTTCGCCGGGGTGGGGCTCATCGTTTCCGGCGGCGATCCCGGGGCGCTTTTACGCCAGGGGCTTTCCTTCGGCGACGTCTGCATTTTCGGCTGCGTGCTGACCTGGGCCGCCTATACGCTGGCCGGGAAAAAAGCTATGGAGCGGGTGGCCCCCTACGGCGCGGTCACCTGGTCGTGCATTCTCGGCGCGGCGATGCTCTTGCCCCCGGCCCTGGCCACGGGGCTCGTCCGGGACGTGGCCGCCGCCGGCGTCGTTGCCTGGGGCTGTCTGCTTTTTTTCGGCATCCTGGCCACCGGCTTCGGTTTCTCCTGGTACTACGAAGGCGTGCGCGCCATCGGCCCGACCAAGGCCGGGGTGTTCATCAATCTGGTGCCGGTCACGGCGGTCTTTCTCGGCTGGCTGCTCCTCGGCGAGCCGCTCTCCTCCTCCCTGGCCCTTGGCGGCACGCTGGTGCTGGCCGGGGTCTGGCTGACCAACCGGAAAATGAAACCATATGAAAACCGATAA
- a CDS encoding FAD-dependent oxidoreductase: MDAMNFNFLCDEPPPPSGASVGIIGAGPSGLAAAGYLSCLGHAVEVYDKMPKPGGLMLFGIPGYRIPRERIEAGTLRMARRYGVVFHTHTKICCSAPLFEEEGDHFATEVKGLGDMVKKHDAIMIATGSWKSRRLEIPGEELPGVLSGLEFLFPIRAAHYCAPNVKAPDVAGRRVVVIGAGHSAVDVAHGAVSLGAASVDVLYRRSRAEAPCGSLEIERLERAGATWNEGCVPVRVVGEEAVAGIEFRRGGALESLPADLVVAAIGEVATPPFAKELGLESVRKGEVRWLNMTAIENVFVAGDALTGPSKIGKAVYSGLRAARSLGNWLELKAQNRQTEFAADELISREADRFPGGGFRDAPRVRGL; the protein is encoded by the coding sequence ATGGACGCCATGAATTTCAATTTCCTGTGCGACGAGCCGCCCCCGCCGAGCGGGGCCTCGGTCGGCATCATCGGGGCCGGTCCGTCGGGACTGGCGGCGGCCGGGTATCTCTCGTGCCTCGGCCATGCGGTCGAGGTCTACGACAAGATGCCAAAGCCCGGCGGGCTCATGCTTTTCGGCATCCCCGGCTACCGCATCCCGCGCGAGCGCATCGAGGCCGGCACTTTGCGCATGGCCCGGCGCTACGGTGTGGTCTTTCACACCCACACGAAAATTTGTTGCAGCGCGCCGCTTTTCGAGGAAGAGGGCGACCATTTCGCAACCGAGGTCAAGGGCCTTGGCGACATGGTCAAAAAGCACGACGCCATCATGATCGCCACCGGCTCCTGGAAATCGCGCCGGCTGGAGATCCCGGGCGAGGAACTCCCGGGCGTGCTGTCCGGGCTGGAATTTCTCTTTCCCATCCGGGCCGCACACTACTGCGCCCCGAACGTCAAGGCCCCGGACGTGGCCGGCCGGCGGGTGGTGGTCATCGGGGCCGGGCATTCGGCCGTGGACGTGGCCCATGGGGCCGTGTCCCTGGGCGCGGCATCGGTCGACGTGCTCTACCGGCGCAGCCGCGCGGAGGCCCCCTGCGGCAGCCTCGAAATCGAACGCCTGGAGCGCGCCGGCGCCACCTGGAACGAAGGCTGCGTGCCGGTGCGCGTGGTGGGCGAAGAGGCGGTCGCCGGCATCGAATTCAGGCGCGGCGGGGCGCTGGAAAGCCTGCCGGCCGACCTGGTGGTGGCGGCCATCGGCGAGGTGGCCACGCCGCCCTTCGCCAAGGAACTCGGGCTCGAATCCGTGCGCAAGGGCGAGGTGCGCTGGCTCAATATGACGGCCATCGAAAACGTGTTCGTGGCCGGCGACGCCTTAACCGGCCCGAGCAAGATCGGCAAGGCCGTCTATTCCGGGCTGCGGGCGGCCCGTTCCCTTGGCAATTGGCTGGAGCTCAAGGCCCAGAACCGGCAGACGGAATTCGCCGCCGACGAGCTTATCAGCCGCGAGGCCGACCGCTTCCCGGGCGGCGGCTTTCGGGACGCGCCCCGGGTGCGCGGGCTGTAA
- a CDS encoding 4Fe-4S binding protein → MTARKTLYIDYSKCIGCETCEYVCRFVHDVPRIHMIRAVSGLMAPLYCRHCAEPNCAKVCKRGAIRRDVDGAMVLQPMLCRGCESRQCMLACPYMAVFETDKGVMVVKCDLCAARRQIGQEPACAQMCPCGAIHYVAPDDIPALACEAAQDAEERVLACLRPPKKNGNPGGGGQTS, encoded by the coding sequence ATGACCGCGCGCAAGACGCTTTACATCGACTATTCCAAATGCATCGGCTGCGAGACCTGCGAGTATGTCTGCCGGTTCGTCCACGACGTGCCGCGCATCCACATGATCCGGGCCGTCTCGGGCCTCATGGCCCCGTTGTACTGCCGGCACTGCGCCGAGCCCAATTGCGCCAAGGTCTGCAAGCGCGGGGCCATCCGCCGCGACGTGGACGGGGCCATGGTGCTCCAGCCCATGCTGTGCCGGGGCTGCGAGTCGCGCCAGTGCATGCTGGCCTGCCCGTACATGGCCGTTTTCGAGACGGACAAGGGCGTCATGGTGGTCAAATGCGACCTGTGCGCCGCCCGCCGGCAGATCGGCCAGGAACCGGCCTGCGCCCAGATGTGTCCCTGCGGGGCCATTCATTACGTCGCGCCGGACGACATCCCGGCTTTGGCCTGCGAAGCGGCCCAGGACGCCGAGGAGCGGGTGTTGGCCTGCCTGCGTCCCCCGAAAAAAAACGGGAATCCGGGCGGAGGCGGCCAAACGTCTTGA
- a CDS encoding tetratricopeptide repeat protein, with translation MHTPEQDEAALAKAEAIHQTALEALERKEFDAARDGFLKALEAFLSLDDAVGQAMSQHNLGLTSQEMGDLAKAREWLEKSLAISEKEELEGGITVTCHQLGVVAQMAEDYPKAVECYERALALEEKSGNIAGEARTCHQLGLVANYQGDLEAAKVWYARAVAIFEELGDKENAGKTNKLLDFLTDFERKGSHEGHSGPCSHA, from the coding sequence GTGCACACACCCGAACAGGATGAAGCAGCCCTCGCCAAGGCCGAGGCCATCCACCAGACTGCCCTGGAAGCCCTGGAACGCAAGGAATTCGATGCCGCCCGGGACGGTTTTCTCAAGGCCCTCGAAGCCTTCCTTTCCCTGGACGATGCCGTGGGACAGGCCATGAGCCAGCATAACCTGGGATTGACCAGCCAGGAGATGGGTGATTTGGCCAAGGCTCGGGAATGGCTGGAAAAATCCCTGGCCATCAGCGAAAAGGAAGAACTCGAAGGCGGCATCACCGTCACCTGCCATCAGCTCGGCGTGGTGGCCCAGATGGCCGAGGACTACCCCAAGGCCGTCGAATGCTACGAGCGCGCCCTGGCCCTCGAGGAAAAAAGCGGCAACATCGCCGGAGAAGCCAGGACCTGCCACCAGCTCGGTCTCGTCGCCAACTACCAGGGCGATCTGGAAGCCGCCAAGGTCTGGTACGCCCGGGCCGTGGCCATCTTCGAGGAACTGGGCGACAAGGAAAACGCCGGCAAGACCAACAAACTGCTCGATTTTCTCACCGACTTCGAACGCAAGGGCAGCCACGAAGGCCACTCCGGCCCCTGCAGTCACGCCTAG
- a CDS encoding DASS family sodium-coupled anion symporter, which translates to MPLPPGMKPEAQRVAAVTALMAIWWITEAIPIPATSLLPIALFPLLKIMPSKAATAPYADHLIYLFMGGFFIAVTMERWNLHRRIALRTIKLVGVSPSRMIFGFMAATAFLSMWVSNTATTMMMVPIGLAVIQQAFGFEGHDLKHGSGSGPEYNFGTALMLGIAYAASIGGVATIIGTPPNVIMVAMIGKMYGQHIGFAQWMAFGVPLALITLLFCWYLLTRVLFPMGELTLAGGEQIIDHELELLGPMKKEEKWIVAVGCFVGFCWIVRGFVKIPALSMVHDATIGIVGALILFALPTDFKNGKFLLDWKTAVKIPWDVILLFGGGLAIANGFTKTGLADWIAGNLSTLQGMAPVLFVMLVVAITIFMTELTSNTATATLLIPIMGSAAVALGINPYATIIGACVAASFAFMLPVATPPNAVVFGSGCVSIGQMCKAGFWLNVFGIFIITCMTFYLMPMLWGIDLSHLPAWAIAPK; encoded by the coding sequence ATGCCGCTGCCGCCGGGCATGAAGCCGGAAGCCCAACGCGTGGCGGCCGTAACGGCATTGATGGCCATCTGGTGGATCACGGAAGCCATTCCCATTCCGGCCACCAGTTTGCTGCCCATCGCCCTGTTTCCGCTCCTGAAGATCATGCCGTCCAAAGCGGCCACGGCGCCTTACGCCGACCACCTCATCTACCTCTTCATGGGCGGCTTTTTCATCGCCGTCACCATGGAGCGCTGGAACCTGCACCGGCGCATCGCGCTCAGGACCATCAAACTCGTCGGCGTGAGCCCAAGCCGCATGATCTTCGGCTTCATGGCGGCAACGGCCTTCCTGTCCATGTGGGTGAGCAACACCGCCACCACCATGATGATGGTGCCCATCGGCCTGGCCGTCATCCAGCAGGCCTTCGGCTTCGAAGGCCATGACCTCAAGCACGGCTCCGGCTCGGGTCCGGAATACAACTTCGGCACCGCGCTCATGCTCGGCATCGCCTACGCCGCCTCCATCGGCGGCGTGGCCACCATCATCGGCACTCCGCCCAACGTCATCATGGTCGCCATGATCGGCAAGATGTACGGCCAGCACATCGGCTTCGCCCAGTGGATGGCCTTCGGCGTGCCCCTGGCGCTCATCACCCTGCTTTTCTGCTGGTACCTGCTCACCCGCGTCCTGTTCCCCATGGGCGAGCTCACCCTGGCCGGCGGCGAGCAGATCATCGACCACGAGCTCGAACTGCTTGGCCCCATGAAGAAAGAGGAAAAGTGGATCGTGGCCGTGGGCTGCTTCGTGGGCTTTTGCTGGATCGTGCGCGGATTCGTCAAAATCCCCGCGCTCAGCATGGTCCACGACGCCACCATCGGCATCGTCGGCGCGCTGATCCTCTTCGCCCTGCCCACGGACTTCAAGAACGGCAAGTTCCTCCTCGACTGGAAGACCGCCGTGAAAATCCCCTGGGACGTGATCCTGCTCTTCGGCGGCGGCCTGGCCATCGCCAACGGCTTCACCAAGACCGGCCTGGCCGACTGGATCGCCGGCAACCTGTCCACCCTGCAGGGCATGGCCCCGGTGCTGTTCGTCATGCTCGTGGTGGCCATCACCATCTTCATGACCGAACTGACCTCCAACACCGCCACCGCCACCCTGCTCATCCCGATCATGGGCAGCGCCGCCGTGGCGCTCGGCATCAACCCCTACGCCACCATCATCGGCGCCTGCGTGGCCGCCTCCTTCGCCTTCATGCTGCCCGTGGCCACGCCGCCAAACGCCGTCGTCTTCGGCAGCGGCTGCGTCAGTATAGGACAGATGTGCAAGGCCGGATTCTGGCTCAATGTCTTCGGCATCTTCATCATCACCTGCATGACCTTCTACCTCATGCCGATGCTGTGGGGCATCGACCTGTCCCACCTGCCCGCCTGGGCCATCGCACCGAAATAA
- a CDS encoding TetR/AcrR family transcriptional regulator, producing MEPFVPSAGGDAVSGGAGKKERILRAAQAMFGRHGFANTTMKMIAEEAGVAFGLVAHHFGGKENLFITAGFDMIGRLLTRVREEASDAESGYDALTRFIRAYLRFTLDNPETFPVLIRCSPFGELGGDDHKALVAEKFDLIFDEIAGHLKRGMDDGSIRLLPVRKTALLLYGNILTAVRTHFITPYKFAGLYEETLRYVQHAVANPEGLGREAVFRRKFQHLSLID from the coding sequence ATGGAGCCTTTCGTACCGAGTGCGGGAGGCGATGCGGTGTCGGGCGGGGCCGGCAAGAAGGAGCGCATCCTGCGCGCGGCCCAGGCCATGTTCGGCCGTCACGGCTTTGCCAACACGACCATGAAGATGATCGCCGAGGAGGCCGGGGTGGCTTTCGGGCTGGTGGCCCATCATTTCGGGGGCAAGGAGAACCTGTTCATCACCGCCGGGTTCGACATGATCGGGCGGCTACTGACCCGGGTACGGGAAGAAGCGAGCGATGCGGAGTCGGGCTATGACGCGCTGACCCGGTTCATACGGGCCTATCTGCGCTTTACCCTCGACAATCCCGAGACGTTTCCCGTGCTCATCCGGTGTTCGCCTTTCGGGGAGCTTGGCGGGGACGACCACAAAGCGCTTGTGGCGGAAAAATTCGACCTGATTTTCGACGAGATCGCCGGCCATTTGAAGCGCGGTATGGACGACGGTTCCATTCGTCTTTTGCCGGTGCGCAAGACGGCGCTGCTGCTCTATGGCAACATCCTGACCGCCGTGCGCACCCACTTCATCACGCCCTACAAGTTCGCCGGTCTCTACGAGGAGACGCTACGCTACGTGCAGCACGCCGTGGCCAATCCCGAGGGGCTCGGGCGCGAAGCGGTCTTTCGCCGCAAGTTCCAGCATTTGTCGCTGATCGACTAA
- a CDS encoding sel1 repeat family protein, which produces MRRYLPRLVKGLVVVLCLALPGLARAGLEEGKQAYRAGDYAKALEEFLPLADAGDAAVQNQVAAMYYTGLGVPQDYAKAAEWFKKSAASGNPDGQYCLGKLLYYGQGVPQNFEDAAKLLTEAALAGKGGAQYLLATLYLYGKGVAQNPVKAYFWSLLAAGAADLPPEDKPGAQALRDQIQGMLTQRQIASIKTMASQWAPRK; this is translated from the coding sequence ATGCGACGGTATCTCCCCCGGCTGGTGAAAGGGCTGGTCGTTGTGCTGTGTCTGGCGCTGCCCGGCCTGGCCCGGGCCGGACTCGAGGAAGGCAAGCAGGCCTATCGCGCCGGCGATTACGCCAAGGCCCTCGAGGAATTCCTGCCCCTGGCCGATGCCGGCGACGCCGCCGTGCAAAACCAGGTGGCAGCCATGTACTACACCGGTCTTGGCGTCCCGCAGGACTATGCCAAGGCTGCGGAGTGGTTCAAAAAATCCGCCGCTTCCGGCAATCCCGACGGCCAGTACTGCCTGGGCAAGCTCCTCTACTACGGCCAGGGCGTGCCCCAGAATTTCGAGGACGCGGCCAAGCTTTTGACCGAAGCCGCCCTTGCCGGCAAAGGCGGCGCCCAATACCTGCTCGCCACCCTGTACCTGTACGGCAAGGGCGTGGCCCAAAATCCGGTCAAAGCCTATTTTTGGTCCCTCCTGGCCGCCGGCGCCGCCGACCTGCCGCCCGAGGACAAGCCCGGGGCCCAGGCCCTGCGCGACCAGATCCAGGGCATGCTGACCCAGCGCCAGATCGCCTCCATCAAGACCATGGCCAGCCAATGGGCCCCCCGCAAATAA
- a CDS encoding AI-2E family transporter, translating to MAFDIVQFLRTNKTLTIWAAFFGLVWLANFYGLFGLVFITYILCFLFNGLIHTLAVKTKLPRTLWAAVVYIVFVTVVLTIVSSVLPKLGSESTSFLKKLPDTLETLRGHLDNWAWLAPDMAAPIAKVKDYLSIEALVGVKAQTLFTIAVNSFNQISTYVSTFLLGTLFSFLIMLDFPNLRAKTIAMRDSRLRDIYDVTARSVVRFAVVVGMGFRAQMLIAAVNTILTAIGMHFLGIQPVMLLSTVVFFCGLIPVLGTFISSAPIVLVAVNTTGPHHALWAIVMIIIVHTIETYILNPRIVAAMFKISPLVTLMILYVGHKLFGLWGMVLGVPVSVFIFRYVILGNDLQQCLPGEKSANCRPDDTKAKAGHGKK from the coding sequence ATGGCATTCGACATCGTCCAGTTCTTGCGCACCAACAAGACCCTCACCATTTGGGCCGCCTTTTTCGGTCTGGTCTGGCTGGCCAACTTTTATGGCCTGTTCGGACTGGTCTTCATCACCTACATCCTGTGCTTCCTTTTTAACGGCCTCATCCACACCCTGGCCGTCAAAACCAAGTTGCCGCGCACCCTGTGGGCCGCCGTGGTCTACATCGTGTTCGTGACCGTGGTGCTCACCATCGTCTCCTCGGTGCTGCCCAAGCTCGGCAGCGAATCGACGTCGTTCCTCAAAAAGCTGCCCGACACCCTGGAGACCCTGCGCGGCCACCTGGACAACTGGGCCTGGCTGGCCCCGGACATGGCCGCGCCCATCGCCAAGGTCAAGGATTACCTGAGCATCGAGGCCCTGGTCGGCGTCAAGGCGCAGACGCTTTTCACCATCGCCGTCAACTCCTTCAACCAGATTTCCACCTACGTTTCGACGTTCCTCCTGGGCACGCTTTTCAGCTTCCTCATCATGCTCGACTTCCCCAACCTCCGGGCCAAGACCATCGCCATGCGCGATTCGCGGCTGCGCGACATCTACGACGTCACGGCCCGCAGCGTGGTGCGTTTCGCGGTGGTGGTCGGCATGGGGTTTCGCGCCCAGATGCTGATCGCCGCGGTCAACACGATACTGACCGCCATCGGCATGCATTTCCTCGGTATCCAACCCGTGATGCTCCTGTCCACGGTGGTTTTCTTCTGCGGCCTGATCCCGGTGCTCGGCACGTTCATCTCCTCGGCCCCCATCGTGCTCGTGGCCGTCAACACCACGGGCCCCCACCACGCCCTGTGGGCCATCGTCATGATCATCATCGTGCACACCATCGAGACCTACATCCTAAACCCCCGCATCGTGGCCGCCATGTTCAAGATCAGCCCGCTGGTCACGCTGATGATCCTCTACGTGGGGCACAAGCTCTTCGGCTTGTGGGGCATGGTGCTCGGGGTGCCGGTGTCGGTGTTCATCTTCCGCTACGTCATCCTCGGCAACGACCTGCAACAGTGCCTGCCCGGGGAAAAAAGCGCCAACTGCCGCCCGGACGACACCAAAGCGAAAGCCGGTCACGGGAAAAAATAA
- a CDS encoding DUF2905 domain-containing protein, giving the protein MNHAVGKVLLVVGLAVACLGLAVLLLADRPGFWQGLWQRFPLFRLPGDIRYRGEGFSFYFPWVTCLVVSIALTVLAWIFRK; this is encoded by the coding sequence ATGAATCACGCGGTCGGCAAGGTTCTTTTGGTGGTGGGCCTCGCTGTGGCCTGCCTGGGGCTGGCGGTCCTTCTCCTGGCCGACCGGCCGGGATTCTGGCAGGGGCTGTGGCAGCGTTTTCCCCTTTTCCGGCTGCCCGGCGACATCCGCTACCGGGGCGAGGGTTTTTCCTTTTATTTTCCCTGGGTCACCTGCCTTGTGGTGAGCATCGCCCTCACGGTTCTGGCCTGGATCTTCCGCAAATGA
- a CDS encoding pyridoxal phosphate-dependent aminotransferase, producing MPLPPFRLERFFACHEFTAPSLLCASDGETISVAELLDLVPGSAEGLSRLRLGYTDSRGAPELREAIAGLYTTISPDDVLVHVGAEEAIYTFMQAALAPGDEVVVPTPCYQSLSDVAGSLGCRVAPWRCDPAWGFAPDMGELGALLGDRARALVLNFPHNPTGYLPSPEVFAAMIGLAREREARVFSDEVYRFSEAEGVATLPAACDLDAGAVSLGVLSKSFGLAGLRVGWVACRDREFLSRMAMVKDYLSICGSAPSEYLAVCALAAKDALLSRLRALLAKNRSLLEAFFHERSDLFHYVSPRGGLTAFPGLVSGDADGFCRAALERGGLLLLPGRLYGEEWPDRFRIGFGRADFPDNLEKFADFCQNWQHGAKA from the coding sequence GTGCCCTTGCCCCCATTTCGCCTGGAACGTTTTTTCGCCTGTCATGAGTTCACCGCTCCAAGCCTGCTGTGCGCCTCGGACGGCGAGACCATAAGCGTGGCCGAACTGCTCGACCTCGTGCCCGGATCGGCCGAGGGCCTTTCCCGCCTGCGCCTGGGCTACACCGACTCCCGCGGCGCGCCCGAACTGCGGGAAGCCATTGCCGGACTCTATACGACCATATCCCCGGACGACGTGCTGGTTCACGTCGGGGCCGAGGAGGCCATCTACACCTTCATGCAGGCGGCGCTTGCCCCGGGCGACGAAGTCGTGGTGCCAACGCCGTGCTACCAGTCCCTGTCCGACGTGGCCGGGAGCCTGGGCTGCCGGGTGGCTCCCTGGCGTTGCGATCCGGCCTGGGGGTTCGCCCCGGACATGGGGGAACTCGGTGCACTGCTCGGGGACCGGGCCAGGGCGTTGGTGCTCAATTTTCCCCACAACCCGACGGGCTACCTGCCCTCGCCGGAAGTCTTCGCCGCCATGATCGGGCTGGCCCGGGAACGCGAGGCGCGGGTTTTCTCCGACGAGGTGTATCGTTTTTCCGAAGCCGAAGGTGTGGCGACGCTGCCTGCCGCCTGCGACCTCGATGCCGGGGCCGTTTCCCTTGGCGTGCTGTCGAAATCCTTCGGCCTGGCCGGACTGCGGGTGGGCTGGGTGGCCTGCCGCGACCGGGAGTTTCTGTCGCGCATGGCCATGGTCAAGGACTACCTGTCCATCTGCGGCTCGGCGCCGTCCGAGTATCTGGCCGTGTGCGCCCTTGCGGCCAAGGACGCCCTGCTTTCGCGCCTGCGGGCGCTTTTGGCCAAGAACCGTTCGTTGCTGGAAGCCTTTTTTCATGAACGCTCGGACCTTTTTCATTACGTTTCGCCGCGCGGCGGGTTGACCGCCTTTCCGGGACTCGTGTCCGGGGACGCCGACGGGTTTTGCCGGGCCGCCCTGGAGCGCGGCGGGCTGTTGCTCCTGCCGGGCCGTTTGTACGGCGAGGAGTGGCCGGACCGGTTTCGCATCGGGTTCGGCCGGGCGGATTTCCCCGATAATTTGGAGAAATTTGCTGATTTTTGTCAAAATTGGCAGCACGGGGCCAAGGCGTAA
- a CDS encoding basic amino acid ABC transporter substrate-binding protein, producing the protein MVKKFVLALALVAMTASPSLAKTIVFATDATWPPMEFVNADKQITGYAIEYMKAAAKEAGFTAEFKAVAWDGIFAGLASGKYNAICSSVSITPERKKTMDFSIPYFKVRQALVIPAKSTAKCIDDMKGKTLGAQISTTGHFAIKKAEGVKDKSYDEVGLAFEDLYNGRIDGVVCDDPVAAQYALQNEKYKGALKIACIIEAGDEYYGIAVKKGDKEDLDLINKGIEAVKKKGIDKQLLAKWIGGGK; encoded by the coding sequence ATGGTCAAAAAATTTGTTTTGGCCCTGGCCCTTGTGGCCATGACCGCCTCCCCGTCCCTGGCCAAGACCATCGTCTTCGCCACCGACGCCACTTGGCCGCCGATGGAATTCGTCAACGCCGACAAGCAGATTACCGGCTACGCCATCGAGTACATGAAGGCCGCCGCCAAGGAAGCCGGGTTCACGGCGGAATTCAAGGCCGTGGCCTGGGACGGCATCTTCGCGGGCCTTGCCTCGGGCAAGTACAACGCCATCTGCTCCTCGGTGTCCATCACCCCCGAGCGCAAAAAGACCATGGATTTCTCCATCCCCTATTTCAAGGTGCGCCAGGCCCTGGTCATCCCGGCCAAGTCCACGGCCAAGTGCATCGACGACATGAAGGGCAAGACGCTGGGCGCACAGATCAGCACCACTGGCCACTTCGCCATCAAGAAGGCCGAAGGCGTCAAGGACAAGTCCTATGACGAGGTCGGCCTGGCCTTCGAAGACCTGTACAACGGCCGCATCGACGGCGTGGTTTGCGACGATCCCGTCGCCGCCCAGTACGCTCTGCAAAACGAGAAGTACAAGGGCGCGCTCAAGATCGCCTGCATCATCGAAGCCGGCGACGAGTACTACGGCATCGCCGTGAAAAAGGGCGACAAGGAAGACCTCGACCTGATCAACAAGGGCATTGAGGCGGTCAAGAAAAAGGGCATCGACAAGCAGCTGCTTGCCAAGTGGATCGGCGGCGGCAAATAG
- a CDS encoding amino acid ABC transporter permease, whose product MTKQCNDPGEEGNTVIDVGEGAAIPKPSDKGLVSAWRISFAGALLTLGCLLYFKPDPYLKIFRFVPDGILITFQVTVYSIVLALIFGLITGLGRISRNKYINLIASTYVEVVRGVPLLVQLFYIYYALGRLVQVPDLLAAVISMSVCYGAYMGEVFRAGITAIPVGQTEAARSLGFTRAQTMYYVVLPQAWRTILPPVGNEFIALLKDTSLVSILGVADLLRRGREYASESFEYFETFTMVAVIYLIITLILSKLVSIMEERLSSHVKR is encoded by the coding sequence ATGACCAAGCAATGCAATGATCCTGGCGAGGAAGGGAATACCGTCATCGACGTGGGCGAGGGGGCGGCCATCCCCAAGCCCTCGGACAAGGGCCTGGTTTCGGCCTGGCGTATCTCGTTCGCCGGCGCGCTTCTCACCCTCGGCTGCCTGCTTTATTTCAAGCCCGATCCCTACCTGAAGATTTTCCGGTTCGTTCCCGACGGTATCCTGATCACCTTCCAGGTCACGGTCTACTCCATCGTCCTGGCCCTGATTTTCGGCCTCATCACAGGGCTTGGCCGCATCTCGCGCAACAAATACATCAACCTCATCGCCTCGACCTACGTGGAGGTCGTGCGCGGCGTGCCGCTGCTGGTCCAGCTCTTCTATATCTACTACGCGCTGGGACGCCTCGTGCAGGTCCCGGATCTGCTCGCGGCCGTCATTTCCATGAGCGTGTGCTACGGAGCCTACATGGGCGAGGTCTTCCGGGCCGGCATCACCGCCATCCCGGTCGGCCAGACCGAGGCGGCCCGGTCGCTTGGGTTCACCCGGGCCCAGACCATGTACTACGTCGTCCTGCCCCAGGCCTGGCGCACCATCCTGCCGCCGGTCGGCAACGAATTCATCGCGCTTTTGAAGGACACCTCGCTGGTCTCGATCCTGGGCGTGGCCGACCTGCTGCGACGCGGCCGCGAATACGCCTCGGAGTCCTTCGAGTACTTCGAGACCTTCACCATGGTGGCCGTGATCTACCTGATCATCACCCTGATCCTGTCCAAGCTCGTGAGCATCATGGAGGAGCGGTTGTCCAGCCATGTCAAACGATAG